One stretch of Bradyrhizobium canariense DNA includes these proteins:
- a CDS encoding phosphotransferase family protein codes for MMEAELGRCVAAWCAGATGVTGAAKLSGGASQETWSFDIVHPGGNIGAILRRSPKGYGAAPTRAAGLDVEATLMQLAHDAGLPSPRVLYVLQPQDELGTGFIMQRIEGETIARKVLRDEQFANARPMLARQLGKVAAGIHGLALTRLPELREMTATKEIADLEREYRSFGWPRPVFELALRWLRDHDPGPSDEMTLVHGDFRHGNFVIGPDGVRAVLDWELAHLGDPMEDLGWICVNSWRFGEIDKPVGGFGSREELFAGYEQAGRRVDPNRVMFWEVMGTLRWGVMCCGMMQRFRSGPDHSMERAMIGRRSSETEIDLLRLLAPRS; via the coding sequence ATGATGGAGGCGGAGCTCGGACGCTGCGTCGCCGCCTGGTGTGCAGGTGCGACCGGCGTGACTGGCGCTGCAAAACTCTCCGGCGGCGCCAGCCAGGAAACCTGGTCGTTCGATATCGTCCATCCCGGGGGCAATATCGGCGCGATCCTGCGTCGCTCACCAAAGGGTTATGGCGCCGCGCCGACAAGGGCCGCCGGGCTTGATGTCGAGGCAACGCTGATGCAGCTCGCGCATGATGCGGGGTTGCCGTCACCACGGGTCTTGTACGTGCTCCAGCCGCAGGACGAACTCGGCACCGGCTTCATCATGCAGCGGATCGAGGGCGAGACCATCGCGCGCAAGGTTCTGCGTGACGAACAGTTTGCGAACGCGCGCCCGATGCTGGCGCGCCAGCTCGGCAAGGTCGCGGCTGGCATTCACGGTTTGGCGTTGACGCGACTTCCCGAGTTGCGCGAGATGACGGCGACCAAAGAGATCGCCGATCTCGAGCGGGAGTACCGAAGTTTCGGCTGGCCCCGTCCGGTATTCGAACTGGCGTTGCGCTGGCTGCGCGACCACGATCCCGGTCCGTCCGACGAAATGACGCTGGTGCATGGCGATTTCCGCCACGGCAATTTCGTCATCGGTCCGGACGGCGTGCGCGCGGTGCTGGACTGGGAGCTCGCCCATCTCGGCGATCCCATGGAAGATCTGGGATGGATCTGCGTCAATTCATGGCGCTTTGGCGAGATCGACAAGCCGGTTGGCGGTTTCGGGTCGCGCGAGGAGCTGTTCGCCGGATATGAGCAGGCCGGCCGTCGTGTCGATCCCAACCGCGTCATGTTCTGGGAAGTGATGGGCACGCTGCGCTGGGGAGTGATGTGCTGCGGCATGATGCAGCGTTTTCGCAGCGGCCCCGACCACTCGATGGAGCGCGCCATGATCGGCCGCCGCTCGTCGGAGACCGAGATCGATCTGTTGCGGCTTCTGGCACCACGGTCATGA
- a CDS encoding enoyl-CoA hydratase/isomerase yields MQFKHVTLEFDGSVAVLKLDHQEVMNAVSIDMLGGLAEALDAIDDKRAEVRCLVISGAGRAFCTGANLQGRNNQKPGRSNAGAALETAFHPFLRRLRNLHCPIVTAVNGPAAGAGMSFALMGDMILCARSSYFLQAFRRIGLVPDCGSTWLLPRLIGKARSVELSLMGERLPAEKALEWGLVNRVYDDAVLMDEAMKLAHELANGPTVALSLIRKLYWDSPDNSFEDQLNLEFESQRNAGATEDFKEGVTAFLEKRPAKFRGK; encoded by the coding sequence ATGCAGTTCAAGCACGTGACGCTGGAGTTCGATGGCTCGGTTGCCGTTCTCAAGCTCGACCATCAGGAAGTCATGAACGCAGTCTCGATCGATATGCTGGGCGGCCTTGCCGAGGCGCTCGATGCGATCGACGACAAGAGGGCGGAAGTGCGCTGTCTGGTGATATCAGGCGCCGGCCGCGCGTTCTGCACCGGCGCCAACCTTCAGGGCCGCAACAACCAGAAGCCGGGCCGGAGCAACGCCGGTGCTGCGCTGGAAACCGCATTCCATCCGTTCCTGCGGCGTCTGCGCAACCTGCATTGCCCGATCGTTACCGCAGTCAATGGACCTGCCGCCGGCGCCGGCATGAGCTTTGCGCTGATGGGCGACATGATCCTGTGCGCGCGTTCGTCTTACTTCCTGCAGGCGTTTCGCCGCATCGGTCTGGTGCCTGATTGCGGATCGACCTGGCTGCTGCCACGGCTGATCGGCAAGGCGCGATCAGTCGAGTTGTCGCTGATGGGCGAGCGGCTTCCGGCAGAGAAGGCGCTGGAGTGGGGATTGGTCAATCGGGTTTACGACGATGCGGTGCTGATGGACGAGGCCATGAAGCTTGCGCACGAACTCGCAAACGGTCCGACCGTGGCGCTGTCGCTGATCCGCAAGCTGTATTGGGATAGCCCGGACAATTCGTTTGAGGATCAATTGAATCTGGAATTCGAGTCGCAGCGGAACGCGGGCGCGACGGAAGACTTCAAGGAGGGCGTCACCGCGTTCCTCGAGAAGCGGCCGGCGAAGTTCAGGGGCAAATGA
- a CDS encoding SDR family NAD(P)-dependent oxidoreductase — translation MSIFDLSGRVAIITGGNGGIGLGITQALAAAGCNVSIWGRNAEKNKSAAATMASSPGEVDTRICDVSDPASVKEAMKATLDRFGRVDGCFANAGIGGGGRRAFIDRTEEEWRKMFATNLDGVFHVFQVAARHMTERAEAGDAFGRLVATSSLASLFGTARNEHYAGTKAAINALVRALGVELARQGVTANAILPGWIKSEMTAGIMANEKFVANVMPRIPARRFGEPSDFGGIAVYLMSKASSYHTADCFVIDGGYTAF, via the coding sequence ATGAGCATCTTCGATCTATCCGGCCGCGTGGCCATCATCACCGGCGGCAATGGCGGCATCGGCCTTGGCATTACGCAGGCGCTCGCCGCTGCCGGATGTAATGTTTCGATCTGGGGCCGCAACGCCGAAAAGAACAAGAGCGCCGCCGCGACCATGGCATCCAGCCCCGGCGAGGTCGACACCCGAATCTGCGATGTCAGCGATCCCGCCTCGGTCAAGGAAGCCATGAAAGCGACACTGGACAGGTTCGGCCGGGTCGACGGTTGCTTTGCGAACGCCGGCATCGGCGGCGGCGGACGACGCGCGTTCATCGACCGGACCGAAGAGGAATGGCGCAAGATGTTCGCAACCAACCTCGACGGCGTGTTCCATGTGTTCCAGGTCGCGGCGCGCCACATGACCGAGCGAGCCGAAGCCGGCGATGCCTTTGGCCGGCTGGTCGCAACCTCAAGCCTGGCCTCGCTGTTCGGTACCGCGCGCAACGAGCACTATGCCGGCACCAAAGCCGCCATCAACGCGCTGGTGCGCGCGCTCGGCGTCGAGCTGGCGCGTCAAGGTGTCACCGCGAATGCCATCCTGCCCGGCTGGATCAAGAGCGAGATGACCGCTGGTATCATGGCCAACGAAAAATTCGTGGCCAATGTGATGCCGCGGATTCCGGCGCGGCGGTTCGGCGAGCCCTCCGATTTCGGCGGCATCGCCGTTTACCTCATGAGCAAGGCGTCGTCCTACCACACCGCCGATTGCTTTGTGATTGATGGTGGCTACACGGCGTTTTGA
- a CDS encoding aminotransferase class V-fold PLP-dependent enzyme — protein sequence MLASQRALFEIPRHICYLNSASYGPLPLRTQEAARVAVKRKGTPWTLDAAFANDQHERARAAAARLINADPADIALIPSISYGIATAAKVLTIDRGTRVIILEDDHSSPVLEWQTRAHAQGFGIETIRRPDDGDWTSAVLAAIERSGAPPVSLASISSVHWSDGGLIDIEKVGAALRQRGATFLIDATHSAGVLAMDVRRLDPDFVIFPTYKWLLGPYGRAFLYVAKRHQGGIPLEQTSFGRRNVRAENEVYFTDLRYVADARRFDMGERDHFISMEMASIGIEMMAEWGAAAVAQRLLMLTERIAEGVRGLSVRVPEDRVRAPHILSLDFKDGMPTGLVEGLATEGVYVAARLGRMRISPHVFNDEADADRFVAVLTERLRG from the coding sequence ATGCTTGCGTCGCAGCGCGCCCTGTTCGAGATACCGCGCCATATCTGCTACTTGAATTCGGCCTCCTACGGCCCGCTGCCGCTCCGAACTCAGGAAGCCGCCCGCGTTGCGGTCAAGCGCAAAGGAACACCCTGGACGCTCGACGCCGCGTTCGCAAACGACCAGCACGAACGCGCGCGGGCCGCTGCTGCCCGCTTGATCAATGCCGATCCCGCCGACATCGCGCTCATCCCCTCGATCAGCTATGGCATTGCGACGGCAGCAAAGGTTCTGACGATCGACCGCGGCACCCGCGTCATCATTCTGGAAGACGATCATTCCTCGCCCGTGCTGGAATGGCAAACGCGAGCCCATGCGCAGGGCTTCGGCATCGAGACGATCCGCCGGCCGGATGACGGCGACTGGACGTCCGCCGTGCTCGCGGCGATCGAACGATCAGGTGCACCGCCGGTTAGCCTCGCCTCGATTTCATCGGTGCACTGGTCCGATGGTGGGCTGATCGACATCGAAAAAGTGGGCGCAGCACTCCGGCAACGAGGGGCCACCTTCCTGATCGACGCGACGCACAGCGCCGGCGTGCTGGCGATGGACGTGCGGCGGCTCGATCCGGATTTTGTGATTTTCCCGACCTACAAGTGGCTGCTCGGGCCCTACGGCAGAGCCTTTCTCTATGTCGCCAAGCGCCATCAGGGCGGTATCCCGCTTGAGCAGACCTCGTTCGGCCGCCGCAACGTGCGCGCCGAGAATGAGGTCTATTTCACGGATCTGCGTTACGTTGCCGATGCACGGCGCTTCGACATGGGCGAGCGCGACCATTTCATTTCGATGGAGATGGCCTCGATCGGAATAGAAATGATGGCTGAATGGGGCGCGGCGGCCGTCGCGCAACGTCTCCTGATGCTGACAGAACGGATCGCGGAAGGCGTGCGCGGGCTCAGTGTCCGCGTGCCGGAGGACCGCGTCCGCGCGCCGCATATACTGAGCCTCGATTTCAAGGATGGGATGCCGACAGGCCTCGTCGAGGGACTCGCCACCGAAGGCGTCTACGTCGCGGCGCGTCTCGGCCGCATGCGCATCTCACCTCACGTTTTTAACGACGAGGCGGACGCCGACCGCTTTGTCGCGGTGTTGACCGAGCGGTTGCGGGGTTAA
- a CDS encoding flavin-containing monooxygenase, giving the protein MSALQSVSGKNQDAGLKTYDVVVVGAGFGGMYMLHKLRGLGLSVRVYEQGDGVGGTWYWNRYPGARCDVESMQYSYSFSDELQQEWDWSERYAPQPEILKYANHVADRFNLRPDIQFNTRVDQAVFDEDANTWSVVTSDGKTMAATHVVLATGCLSNARMPDIKGLSSFKGQVYHTGHWPHEPVDFTGQRVGVIGTGSSAIQSVPVIAAQASHLTVFQRTANFSIPARNAPLTPEERNAFRSNYPEIRRKAREEMRNGIFQELPDRGALDDGENERRARYETRWERGGLTFTATYNNIALDKAANDTAADFVRDKIAEIVRDPQTAKLLQPNDHPIGSKRICVDTDYYATFNRPNVTLVDIKSGGIEEIRPSAVRAAGKDYEIDALVLATGFDAMTGSVAKIDIVGRNGRTLNQKWAEGPRTYLGLMTEGFPNLFIITGPGSPSVLSNMIVSIEQHVDWITDCVAYMRDRGFDAIEAKKEAEDKWVAHVNEVAYTTLYPQANSWYMGANIPGKPRIFMPYIGGVGAYRQICNDVAAKGYEGFAMVSAEQPQKMAASS; this is encoded by the coding sequence ATGTCCGCCTTGCAATCTGTTTCCGGCAAAAACCAGGACGCGGGCCTCAAGACCTACGATGTCGTTGTGGTCGGTGCGGGTTTTGGCGGAATGTATATGCTGCACAAGCTCCGCGGGCTCGGATTGTCGGTCCGGGTCTACGAGCAGGGCGATGGCGTCGGCGGCACCTGGTACTGGAATCGTTATCCGGGCGCCCGCTGCGATGTCGAGAGCATGCAATATTCCTATTCGTTCTCGGACGAGTTGCAGCAGGAATGGGACTGGAGCGAGCGCTACGCGCCGCAGCCGGAGATTTTGAAATACGCCAACCACGTTGCCGACCGCTTCAACCTGCGGCCGGATATCCAGTTCAATACCCGGGTCGATCAGGCCGTGTTCGACGAGGATGCCAACACGTGGTCGGTGGTCACATCCGATGGCAAGACCATGGCCGCGACCCATGTCGTGCTCGCCACCGGCTGCCTGTCGAACGCGCGGATGCCGGATATCAAGGGGCTTTCGAGCTTCAAGGGCCAAGTCTATCACACCGGTCATTGGCCGCATGAGCCGGTGGATTTTACCGGCCAGCGCGTCGGCGTGATCGGTACGGGATCCTCGGCGATCCAGTCGGTGCCGGTCATCGCCGCGCAGGCGAGCCATCTGACCGTGTTCCAGCGCACCGCTAATTTCAGCATCCCCGCACGCAATGCGCCGTTGACGCCGGAAGAGCGCAACGCGTTCCGCTCCAACTATCCGGAAATCCGGCGCAAGGCCCGCGAAGAGATGCGAAATGGTATCTTTCAGGAACTGCCCGACCGCGGTGCGCTCGACGACGGCGAGAACGAGCGCCGCGCCAGATATGAAACGCGCTGGGAGCGCGGCGGGCTCACCTTCACGGCAACCTACAACAACATCGCGCTCGACAAGGCGGCCAATGACACCGCCGCCGATTTCGTCCGCGACAAGATCGCCGAGATCGTCAGGGATCCGCAAACCGCAAAGCTCTTGCAACCCAACGATCATCCGATCGGATCAAAACGCATCTGCGTCGATACCGATTATTACGCAACCTTCAATCGTCCGAACGTGACGCTGGTCGATATCAAATCCGGTGGCATCGAGGAGATACGGCCCAGCGCCGTGCGCGCCGCCGGCAAGGATTACGAGATCGATGCCCTGGTGCTTGCGACCGGCTTCGATGCGATGACGGGCTCCGTCGCCAAGATCGATATTGTTGGCCGCAACGGACGGACGCTCAACCAGAAATGGGCTGAGGGACCGCGGACCTATCTCGGCCTGATGACCGAGGGTTTTCCCAATCTGTTTATCATCACCGGTCCGGGCAGTCCGTCGGTGCTGAGCAACATGATCGTTTCGATCGAGCAGCACGTCGACTGGATCACTGATTGCGTTGCCTACATGCGCGACCGCGGCTTTGACGCGATCGAAGCGAAGAAGGAGGCCGAGGACAAGTGGGTGGCGCACGTCAACGAGGTGGCCTACACCACGCTCTATCCGCAGGCCAACTCCTGGTACATGGGCGCCAACATCCCGGGCAAGCCGAGGATTTTCATGCCCTACATCGGCGGCGTCGGAGCTTATCGTCAGATCTGTAACGACGTGGCCGCGAAGGGTTATGAGGGGTTTGCGATGGTGAGCGCGGAACAGCCGCAGAAAATGGCCGCGTCCTCCTGA
- a CDS encoding nitronate monooxygenase, whose amino-acid sequence MKSPICEMLGIEFPLLAFSHCRDVVAAVSRAGGFGVLGATTHSPETIEQELKWIDDHVDGKPYGLDVLIPENISTAGEKDVTWKSLEARISTEHRDFTRNLLKKYGVELTTTNVADNQPQPFDAQRALEVLDVSFRHPIRLIANALGVPPKAMIEMGKKHGVPVAALVGAKEHALRQVAAGVDILVVQGTEAGGHCGEVSTMVLVPEVIKAIKPIRDVPVLAAGGIMTGRQMAACMAMGAAGAWTGSVWLATVESETTETFREKMIAASSRDAIRSKGRTGKPARQLRSVWTDAWDRGPDSPGALPMPLQSIISRDAFNSIDRSVASGNAMARDLVSYFVGQGVGLIDSVKSASAVVQEFKEDFVEAVEHLENLVSE is encoded by the coding sequence ATGAAATCGCCGATCTGCGAAATGCTGGGAATTGAATTCCCGCTGCTGGCCTTTAGCCATTGCCGCGACGTGGTTGCGGCCGTCAGCCGTGCCGGAGGTTTCGGCGTGTTGGGCGCGACCACGCACTCCCCTGAAACCATCGAACAGGAACTGAAATGGATCGACGATCATGTCGACGGCAAGCCCTATGGGCTCGACGTGCTGATCCCCGAGAACATTTCGACCGCAGGCGAAAAGGACGTCACCTGGAAAAGCCTGGAAGCGCGCATCTCAACGGAGCATCGCGACTTCACCCGCAACCTGCTGAAAAAATACGGCGTCGAACTGACGACGACCAATGTCGCTGACAATCAGCCGCAGCCGTTCGACGCGCAGCGCGCACTGGAAGTTCTCGACGTATCGTTCCGACATCCGATCCGCCTGATTGCCAATGCGCTTGGCGTGCCGCCGAAGGCGATGATCGAGATGGGCAAAAAACACGGCGTGCCCGTCGCAGCTCTGGTCGGCGCCAAGGAGCATGCGCTGCGCCAGGTCGCCGCCGGCGTCGATATCCTCGTGGTGCAGGGCACCGAAGCCGGTGGCCATTGCGGCGAGGTCTCGACCATGGTGCTGGTGCCGGAAGTGATCAAGGCGATCAAGCCGATCCGCGACGTGCCGGTGCTGGCCGCAGGCGGCATCATGACCGGACGCCAGATGGCGGCGTGCATGGCGATGGGCGCTGCCGGCGCCTGGACCGGGTCGGTCTGGCTCGCCACGGTCGAATCCGAGACCACCGAAACCTTTCGCGAGAAAATGATCGCCGCCTCGTCGCGCGACGCCATTCGCTCCAAGGGCCGCACCGGCAAGCCGGCGCGGCAATTGCGCTCGGTCTGGACCGACGCATGGGACCGTGGGCCTGACAGCCCCGGCGCGCTGCCGATGCCATTGCAGTCGATCATCAGCCGCGACGCGTTCAATTCCATCGACCGCTCCGTGGCATCAGGCAATGCCATGGCGCGCGACCTCGTCAGCTATTTCGTCGGACAGGGCGTCGGCCTGATCGACAGCGTCAAATCCGCAAGCGCCGTGGTACAGGAATTCAAGGAAGATTTTGTCGAGGCGGTCGAGCATCTCGAAAATCTTGTAAGCGAATGA
- a CDS encoding acetyl-CoA acetyltransferase, translating into MTSAPQSEDRIPVIVGIGEIVDRPKEIAAGLEPLTLLEEAVRRAEQDSGGKLLGDIGSLDIVNFLSWRYRDPAKQLSDRLGIKPKHAYYGPVGGESPIRYLHEAAQRIARGECSVAAVCGAEAQSTATKAERAGVTLPWTPFAKDAEEPKRGAAFQKPMAVKLGVFMPITVYPFYEAASAAHWGQTPREAMAESGNLWSTYSDVASQNPNSWLKRRFTPEEITTPTPDNRLIAWPYTKLMVANPMVNMGAAILITSLAKARAAGIAEDRLIHIWGGASAEEPRDYLIRDQFFESHAQNAVLKAVMDLAGGSGKAFDAIELYSCFPCVPKMARRTLGLGADVQPTVNGGLTFFGAPLNTYMTHAACAMVRKLRGGAKLGLLYGQGGFVTKHHALVLSRQPPEDALAQDTSVQAEADRNRGAVPEFVTEAKGQGSIESFTVIYGRSGDVERGVVMLRTSDNARALARVPAKDHQTLTHLLNMERTPVGSTGMIVTADDGVLEWRVA; encoded by the coding sequence ATGACAAGTGCCCCGCAATCAGAAGACCGCATCCCCGTCATCGTCGGTATCGGCGAAATCGTCGATCGTCCGAAGGAAATTGCCGCGGGCCTCGAACCCCTCACACTACTTGAAGAGGCGGTCAGACGCGCTGAACAGGACAGCGGCGGCAAATTGCTTGGCGACATCGGCTCGCTCGACATCGTCAATTTCCTGAGCTGGCGTTATCGCGATCCCGCAAAGCAGCTTTCCGACCGTCTCGGCATCAAGCCGAAGCACGCCTATTACGGTCCGGTCGGCGGTGAAAGTCCGATCCGCTATTTGCATGAGGCTGCGCAGCGCATCGCACGCGGCGAATGCAGTGTCGCGGCGGTGTGCGGCGCCGAGGCGCAGTCGACGGCGACCAAGGCCGAGCGTGCCGGTGTCACGCTGCCATGGACACCGTTTGCCAAAGACGCAGAGGAGCCAAAGCGCGGCGCCGCGTTCCAGAAGCCAATGGCGGTGAAGCTCGGCGTGTTCATGCCGATCACGGTCTATCCATTCTATGAAGCGGCGTCGGCAGCGCATTGGGGACAAACCCCGCGCGAGGCGATGGCCGAATCCGGCAATTTATGGTCGACCTATTCAGACGTCGCGTCGCAGAATCCGAACTCGTGGCTGAAGCGGCGCTTCACGCCGGAGGAGATCACGACGCCGACGCCTGACAACCGGCTGATCGCATGGCCCTATACCAAACTGATGGTGGCCAATCCCATGGTCAATATGGGCGCAGCGATCCTGATCACCAGCCTCGCCAAAGCGCGGGCTGCCGGCATTGCCGAGGATCGCCTCATTCACATCTGGGGTGGTGCATCGGCGGAAGAGCCGCGCGACTATCTCATCCGCGACCAGTTCTTCGAGAGCCACGCCCAGAATGCCGTGCTCAAGGCGGTGATGGATCTTGCCGGCGGCAGCGGCAAGGCGTTCGACGCGATCGAGCTCTATAGCTGCTTTCCCTGCGTGCCGAAAATGGCGCGGCGAACGCTGGGGCTCGGCGCCGATGTGCAGCCGACGGTAAACGGCGGGCTGACGTTTTTCGGCGCGCCGCTCAACACCTACATGACCCACGCCGCCTGCGCGATGGTGCGGAAATTGCGCGGCGGCGCGAAGCTTGGCCTGCTGTACGGCCAGGGCGGGTTCGTCACCAAGCATCACGCGCTGGTGCTGTCGCGTCAGCCACCCGAGGACGCGCTGGCGCAGGACACCAGCGTGCAGGCGGAGGCCGACCGCAATCGCGGCGCGGTGCCCGAATTCGTGACGGAAGCTAAAGGCCAGGGCTCGATCGAGAGTTTCACGGTGATCTACGGCCGTAGCGGCGATGTCGAGCGCGGCGTCGTGATGTTGCGGACGTCGGACAATGCCCGGGCACTCGCCCGCGTTCCCGCCAAGGATCACCAGACACTGACGCATCTTCTGAACATGGAGCGAACGCCGGTGGGATCAACCGGCATGATCGTCACCGCCGACGATGGCGTTCTGGAGTGGCGGGTAGCCTAA
- a CDS encoding efflux RND transporter periplasmic adaptor subunit, whose translation MPTEQRSPVSRRKLGIFGLLAGVVLVLVVVTGIRAREDSDTKLREWTDTQAVPSVAVVVPDAKVLNATLDLPGRLEAYYRAPIFARVSGYLKSWTADIGAKVKAGQVIAEIEAPDLDQQLLQARADLASQQASAKLSEATLNRRKTLIASNFVSMQEIDERTADLSNKNASVNSSQANVERLEALAGYKKITVPFDGVVTSRDTDVGALINAGGGSGPAMFVISDIKKLRVYVNVPQTYVPAIKIGAKAVISMPEYPNRTFAATVEASSQSVDVGSGTTRMQLGLDNSAGELMPGGYANVRLTLAGDTVPLHIPASALIFNQNGLRVATVGSDDKVLFKTVTIARDLGRDIELASGISPDDRVIVAPPDGIADGDQVRVVGVGTKGKPEKVSERPDVKG comes from the coding sequence ATGCCCACTGAACAACGCTCGCCGGTCTCCCGCCGGAAATTGGGCATTTTTGGGCTTTTGGCGGGCGTCGTGCTCGTCCTGGTCGTGGTGACCGGCATCCGGGCGCGCGAGGATTCGGATACGAAACTGCGCGAATGGACTGACACCCAGGCCGTTCCTTCGGTCGCAGTGGTGGTGCCGGACGCCAAGGTCCTCAACGCCACGCTCGATCTGCCCGGCAGGTTGGAGGCCTATTATCGCGCGCCGATCTTTGCCCGCGTCAGCGGCTACCTCAAGAGCTGGACCGCCGATATCGGGGCGAAGGTCAAGGCCGGGCAGGTGATTGCCGAAATCGAGGCACCGGACCTCGACCAGCAATTGCTGCAGGCACGCGCGGATCTGGCCAGCCAGCAGGCTAGCGCAAAACTGTCCGAAGCCACGTTGAACCGCCGGAAAACGCTGATCGCGTCGAATTTCGTGTCGATGCAGGAAATCGACGAGCGCACCGCCGACCTGTCCAACAAGAATGCTTCGGTCAATTCCAGCCAGGCCAATGTCGAGCGGCTCGAGGCGTTGGCTGGTTACAAGAAAATCACCGTACCGTTCGATGGCGTGGTGACCTCCCGCGACACCGACGTCGGCGCTCTGATCAATGCCGGCGGCGGCAGCGGCCCGGCGATGTTCGTGATTTCCGACATCAAGAAGCTGCGTGTCTACGTCAACGTGCCCCAGACTTACGTGCCGGCCATCAAGATTGGCGCCAAGGCCGTCATCTCAATGCCGGAGTACCCCAACCGCACATTCGCAGCGACCGTTGAAGCGTCCTCGCAATCCGTCGATGTCGGCTCCGGCACGACGCGGATGCAGCTTGGGCTGGACAATTCCGCTGGCGAGTTGATGCCCGGCGGCTATGCCAATGTGCGCTTAACCCTGGCGGGCGACACAGTGCCGCTGCACATTCCGGCAAGCGCGCTGATCTTCAACCAGAATGGCTTGCGGGTCGCGACGGTCGGATCGGACGACAAGGTACTGTTCAAGACCGTCACCATCGCCCGCGATCTCGGCCGCGATATCGAACTGGCATCGGGCATCTCTCCGGACGACCGCGTCATTGTCGCGCCGCCCGACGGCATCGCCGATGGAGATCAGGTCCGTGTTGTCGGCGTCGGCACCAAGGGCAAGCCCGAGAAGGTTTCGGAAAGGCCGGACGTGAAGGGGTAG